A portion of the Misgurnus anguillicaudatus chromosome 16, ASM2758022v2, whole genome shotgun sequence genome contains these proteins:
- the zdhhc15b gene encoding palmitoyltransferase ZDHHC15B, which yields MALSRGLRCCQRIFSWIPVIIISCVVLWSYYAYVFELCFVTLTNDLERVTYLLIFHVCFIMFCWTYWKAIFTPPSAPSKKFQLSYTDKERYELEERPDVQKQILADVAKKLPIFTRAQSGAIRFCDHCQVLKPDRCHHCSLCETCVLKMDHHCPWVNNCVGFSNYKFFLLFLSYSMVYCVFIASTVFQYFLGFWAGDLPSGPAKFHVLFLLFVALMFFVSLMFLFGYHCWLVAKNRSTLEAFSAPVFQNGPDRNGFNLGFSRNLQQVFGENKKLWFIPVYTSEGDGHFFPLRTLRESENPLLANEEKWMENGESDEESAEDENGSSVTIRTET from the exons ATGGCTCTGTCGAGGGGTCTGAGATGTTGTCAGAGGATTTTCTCCTGGATTCCCGTCATCATTATCTCATGTGTCGTGCTCTGGTCTTATTACGCGTATGTCTTTGAACTGTGTTTCGTAA CTCTCACCAATGATCTAGAGAGGG TGACCTATCTGTTGATATTCCATGTGTGTTTTATAATGTTCTGTTGGACCTACTGGAAGGCCATATTCACACCACCGTCTGCACCATCTAAAAAG TTCCAGTTATCGTACACGGATAAAGAAAGATATGAGTTGGAAGAGAGACCAGATGTTCAGAAACAGATCCTTGCTGATGTTGCCAAGAAGCTTCCTATTTTCACACGTGCTCAGTCAGGAG CTATCAGGTTCTGTGATCACTGTCAGGTGCTAAAACCTGACCGCTGTCACCActgctccctgtgtgaaac ATGTGTTTTGAAAATGGATCACCATTGTCCTTG GGTGAACAATTGTGTCGGCTTCTCCAACTACAAGTTCTTCTTGCTCTTCTTGTCATACTCTATGGTGTACTGTGTGTTCATAGCATCAACAGTGTTTCAGTACTTCCTCGGATTCTGGGCG GGAGATCTTCCCAGCGGACCAGCCAAATTCCATGTGCTTTTCCTTTTGTTTGTGGCTCTCATGTTTTTTGTCAGTCTCATGTTCCTGTTTGGTTACCACTGTTGGTTGGTGGCTAAAAACAGATCTACACTTG AGGCGTTTTCGGCACCAGTGTTTCAGAACGGTCCTGACAGGAACGGCTTTAATCTCGGCTTCAGCAGAAACCTCCAGCAGGTGTTTGGGGAAAATAAAAAGCTCTGGTTTATACCAGTGTACACAAG CGAAGGTGATGGACACTTTTTTCCCCTGAGGACCTTGCGTGAATCTGAAAACCCTTTACTGGCCAATGAAGAGAAATGGATGGAGAACGGTGAATCAGATGAAGAGAGTGCAG AGGATGAGAACGGCTCTTCAGTCACTATCAGAACAGAAACATAA
- the LOC129443124 gene encoding retrovirus-related Pol polyprotein from transposon 412, with amino-acid sequence MSSCPHLNVLIGGVEIPCLIDTGSMVSTIRESCFVRHFGLGGQDQLRSCQWLQLKAANGLDIPYIGYVELDVELCGRLISDCGVLVVKDPPGGSCTPVPGVLGMNVLSRCYQEFFGQHGPSFFKLPSVVQAPSFVIQAFQHCHNVSTQSRVDRSGLARVRGRNRWRIPCSTLRFVTATCAEQFSCGPVLFEPSESGLPAGLLISPSLVQVSRGTAFVPIVNVGTTDVWLYPRTPLGTLTGVHVVSLPAGVSDVSPVVATVSSQAVSCREEQIGSIDLPGLSVEEQDQVRALLRRYQSVFSSHEGDLGCTDLLSHDIPLLDDAPVRQRYRRIPPSEYEVVKAHINTLLEAQVIRESSSPYASPIVLARKKDGSLRMCVDYRQLNAKTRKDAFPLPRIEESLDALTGARWFSTMDLASGYNQVPVSEVDKPKTAFCTPFGLFEWNRMPFGLCNAPGTFQRLMQRLFGDQQCQSLLLYLDDIVVFSSSVPQHLPRVEVVLSRLKHEGLKAKLEKCSFFQSEVVYLGHVISAEGVATDPRKIEAVARWPQPTGITELRSFLGFASYYRRFVEGCAKLAAPLHRLGAELGHVKPRVRAEQSFGSAWTDQCQKGFEELKVRLTTAPVLAYADFSLPFILEVDASLSGLGAVLSQEQGGKVRPIAYASRGLRPPERNMVNYSSMKLEFLALKWAMSEKFREYLLGNKCTVFTDNNPLSHLNSAKLGATEQRWAAQLACFDFDIKYRSGRSNKNADALSRQNSSVSEAVWGRLPGTVVPVSIQQAVGLISAPLVTQAMVTTLPSHSVTDLSTLQAEDPVIGKILGLWRTGKRPAYSERQLLSKAALILLRQWDRLVERQGLLYRRMLRSDGGEEILQLVLPAALQREVLTGLHQDHGHQGVERTTELVRQRCYWPGMSADVAQWCQQCDRCQSAKDPQPVARSFMGHLLASRPNEILAIDFTLLEPSRSGVENVLVMTDIFTKYTLAIPTRDQRAETVAQVLVTEWFCKFGVPGRVHSDQGRNFESRLIQQLCMLYGIEKSRTTPYHPAGNGQCERFNRTLHNLLRTLPVSRKRDWVACLPQLLFSYNTTPHQATGETPHFLMFGQEPRLPVDFLLGRFPEPVEGNVQEWIREHQARLQIAFEGARDHLRTAADRRKSYFDQRVRDIPLEVGQLVLLRNCDVRGRHKIQDLWSSVQYRVKEVPRMGGAVYTIAPVDDPNKIKRVHRSLLKPRLQTGPIVVPLDRPMVEQEQDQEDSVDEVDLWTVRSDIPVTAHSRGRVEGPNPLEPMSGPLREPIQPHEVSQSMPGLSGEQGHSCDVDVGLPSVADVLPGVEAQATLEVSGPSAALQRPRRATAGQHSNLYHLPRSVGREAPSVDVMSHVALAHFRPWD; translated from the coding sequence ATGTCGTCTTGTCCACATCTAAATGTCCTTATTGGTGGGGTAGAAATACCCTGCTTGATCGACACCGGTTCTATGGTGTCTACGATTCGAGAGAGTTGTTTTGTCCGCCATTTTGGGTTAGGGGGTCAGGATCAGTTACGGTCTTGTCAATGGTTACAGCTTAAAGCCGCTAATGGGTTGGACATCCCGTATATCGGGTATGTAGAATTAGACGTGGAGCTCTGCGGTAGGTTGATATCTGATTGTGGGGTGCTTGTTGTCAAAGATCCTCCTGGTGGCTCGTGCACCCCGGTACCAGGTGTGCTGGGAATGAATGTTCTCAGCCGGTGCTACCAGGAGTTCTTTGGACAACATGGCCCCTCCTTTTTTAAGTTACCTTCTGTAGTACAGGCACCGAGTTTTGTAATTCAAGCTTTTCAGCACTGCCACAACGTTAGCACCCAGTCTCGGGTCGACCGTTCTGGATTAGCCCGGGTTAGAGGGCGGAATAGGTGGCGCATCCCATGTAGTACGTTGCGGTTTGTTACTGCAACTTGCGCAGAACAATTTTCGTGTGGTCCAGTCCTCTTCGAGCCCTCAGAGTCTGGCTTACCCGCTGGACTGTTGATTTCACCTTCGTTGGTGCAGGTAAGTCGGGGAACTGCTTTCGTTCCAATTGTAAATGTGGGTACCACTGATGTGTGGTTGTATCCTAGGACGCCTTTGGGAACCTTAACAGGGGTGCATGTTGTCAGCCTGCCAGCAGGGGTTAGTGATGTCAGCCCCGTGGTCGCTACAGTTAGCTCTCAGGCCGTTTCATGTAGGGAAGAGCAAATCGGTTCCATTGACTTGCCAGGGTTGTCAGTAGAAGAACAGGACCAGGTTAGGGCTTTACTACGGAGATATCAGTCTGTCTTCTCCAGTCACGAGGGAGATCTGGGGTGTACTGACCTTCTGTCACATGATATTCCGTTGTTGGATGACGCCCCTGTACGGCAGCGTTATCGCCGCATCCCTCCGTCAGAATATGAAGTAGTTAAAGCTCATATTAACACCTTGTTGGAGGCTCAGGTAATAAGGGAAAGCAGTAGTCCATATGCGTCCCCTATTGTCTTGGCGAGGAAGAAGGACGGTAGCCTACGCATGTGCGTGGACTACCGTCAACTGAACGCTAAGACTAGGAAAGATGCGTTCCCTCTGCCTCGAATAGAGGAATCATTGGATGCGCTCACTGGTGCCCGCTGGTTTTCCACCATGGATTTAGCCAGCGGGTACAACCAGGTCCCTGTCAGTGAGGTGGACAAACCTAAGACTGCCTTTTGTACACCGTTTGGCCTTTTTGAGTGGAACCGTATGCCTTTTGGGCTTTGTAATGCCCCCGGGACATTTCAGCGCCTAATGCAACGGTTGTTTGGTGACCAACAGTGCCAGTCATTGTTGTTGTACCTGGATGACATTGTCGTGTTTTCTTCTTCTGTGCCACAGCATTTGCCGCGGGTGGAGGTGGTTCTGAGCAGGCTGAAGCATGAGGGTCTCAAGGCCAAGTTAGAGAAATGTTCCTTTTTCCAGTCGGAGGTAGTATATTTGGGACATGTGATATCAGCAGAGGGGGTTGCTACTGACCCACGGAAGATAGAGGCAGTGGCACGGTGGCCTCAACCTACTGGCATTACGGAGTTGCGCTCTTTTCTGGGCTTTGCGAGCTATTATCGCCGGTTTGTGGAGGGTTGTGCCAAACTGGCAGCCCCTCTGCATAGGCTGGGTGCCGAGCTTGGGCATGTGAAACCCAGGGTACGAGCAGAACAGAGTTTTGGCAGTGCTTGGACAGATCAGTGTCAGAAAGGCTTTGAGGAGCTAAAGGTTCGTCTTACTACCGCCCCAGTTCTCGCTTACGCAGATTTTTCCCTCCCTTTCATTCTGGAGGTGGATGCTAGCCTGAGTGGGCTGGGTGCTGTTCTCTCGCAAGAACAAGGTGGGAAGGTGAGGCCTATAGCTTATGCGAGTCGTGGACTTAGACCCCCGGAGCGGAACATGGTGAATTACAGCTCCATGAAGTTAGAGTTTTTGGCGCTCAAATGGGCAATGTCAGAAAAGTTCAGGGAGTATTTGCTGGGTAATAAGTGTACGGTATTTACGGACAATAATCCTCTTAGCCATTTGAACTCTGCCAAGCTTGGGGCTACGGAGCAACGGTGGGCAGCGCAGCTGGCCTGTTTTGATTTTGACATCAAGTATCGCTCAGGACGTAGTAATAAGAATGCAGATGCTTTGTCCAGGCAAAATTCATCCGTTTCAGAGGCGGTATGGGGCAGACTTCCGGGTACAGTGGTCCCAGTCTCTATACAGCAAGCAGTAGGACTGATTTCGGCTCCGTTGGTGACTCAGGCGATGGTGACTACCTTGCCGAGTCACTCTGTAACTGATTTGAGCACGTTGCAAGCAGAAGATCCAGTAATCGGAAAGATTCTGGGTCTCTGGAGAACAGGGAAACGCCCGGCGTATTCTGAACGTCAGTTACTTTCTAAAGCCGCATTGATTCTACTGCGGCAATGGGATCGCTTGGTGGAAAGGCAAGGGTTGCTGTATCGCCGTATGCTCCGTTCTGATGGGGGAGAAGAGATTCTCCAGCTGGTCTTGCCAGCAGCATTACAAAGGGAAGTTCTAACAGGGTTACATCAGGATCACGGGCATCAAGGGGTTGAACGCACGACTGAACTGGTGCGCCAACGTTGTTATTGGCCTGGCATGTCAGCTGATGTGGCACAGTGGTGCCAACAGTGTGACCGATGTCAATCTGCCAAAGACCCACAACCAGTGGCCCGTAGTTTTATGGGTCATTTATTGGCCTCTAGGCCGAATGAGATATTGGCCATTGATTTCACGTTGTTAGAGCCGTCCCGCTCTGGGGTGGAAAATGTGTTGGTGATGACTGACATCTTCACGAAATATACTTTGGCCATTCCAACTCGTGACCAACGGGCAGAAACCGTCGCTCAGGTCTTGGTGACAGAGTGGTTTTGTAAGTTCGGGGTTCCTGGTCGAGTTCATTCCGACCAGGGACGGAACTTTGAGTCACGGTTGATTCAACAACTTTGTATGTTATATGGGATTGAGAAATCCCGGACCACACCTTATCATCCAGCAGGTAATGGGCAGTGTGAGcgtttcaatagaacgctgcacaATTTGTTGCGCACACTGCCAGTTTCGAGGAAAAGGGACTGGGTGGCTTGTCTCCCCCAGTTACTCTTTTCTTATAATACCACTCCGCACCAGGCGACAGGTGAGACCCCGCATTTTTTGATGTTCGGCCAGGAGCCTAGGCTCCCCGTCGACTTTTTGCTTGGACGGTTCCCCGAGCCTGTCGAAGGTAATGTACAAGAGTGGATTAGAGAGCATCAGGCTAGGTTACAAATAGCGTTCGAAGGCGCCCGCGATCATTTAAGAACGGCGGCTGATCGCCGTAAATCTTACTTTGATCAGCGAGTTCGAGACATCCCTCTGGAGGTTGGTCAACTTGTCCTCCTGCGAAACTGTGATGTACGAGGTCGTCACAAGATTCAAGATCTGTGGAGTTCGGTGCAGTATAGGGTAAAGGAAGTGCCCAGGATGGGGGGTGCTGTGTATACCATTGCACCAGTGGACGACCCTAACAAGATAAAGCGGGTTCACCGGTCACTGTTGAAACCCAGACTCCAAACTGGTCCCATTGTGGTTCCTTTAGATAGGCCAATGGTAGAGCAGGAGCAAGATCAGGAGGATAGTGTGGACGAGGTGGATTTATGGACCGTACGGTCGGACATCCCTGTAACGGCTCATAGCCGTGGTCGGGTAGAGGGTCCAAACCCATTGGAACCCATGTCTGGGCCCTTGCGTGAACCGATTCAACCTCACGAGGTGAGTCAGTCCATGCCTGGGTTGTCAGGCGAGCAAGGACATTCGTGTGATGTGGATGTCGGTTTACCTTCTGTGGCAGATGTCCTGCCTGGGGTGGAGGCTCAGGCCACCCTAGAGGTATCTGGACCCTCAGCCGCACTGCAGAGGCCAAGGCGGGCTACCGCGGGCCAGCATTCTAATCTGTACCACTTACCGAGGTCTGTGGGAAGAGAGGCTCCATCTGTTGACGTCATGTCTCATGTCGCTTTAGCGCATTTTCGGCCGTGGGATTAA